Proteins encoded together in one Chitinophaga lutea window:
- a CDS encoding serine hydrolase domain-containing protein yields the protein MKRLKAIIILAISTSSIIYIGCNSSSAHKNNDKKKTGKSASIYTLGLSDVDEAAILNSARSKRIKNEMDALVKHRLSPASFSGGILLARKGVVIYEHYSGLESHGNKVPVTDSSSFQLASVSKTFTGMAVLTLVEKGKLSLEDPIQKFYPDFPYLGITVRMLLNHRSGLPNYLYFCDSLNKDKSHFLTNEEVITMMTVHKPAAQYQPDRHFNYCNTNYLLLASIIEKASGQKYADYLQTTFFTPLEMTSTFVADPAQAPRPHQTVSHLSSWRVEPDNSFDGVVGDKGIYSTVRDMLKWDQAIYSGKLFKPETLEEAYKPYSNERPGIRNYGLGWRLFTYPDSTNKIVYHNGWWHGNNTVFYRFIKDSTTLVIVGNRYNRGIYQAVKPIREIIGHGDGEEAGEE from the coding sequence ATGAAGCGTTTAAAGGCAATTATCATACTGGCCATATCAACTTCCAGCATCATATATATCGGGTGTAACAGCAGTTCTGCCCACAAGAACAACGACAAGAAAAAGACCGGCAAATCAGCCTCCATCTATACCCTCGGTTTAAGTGATGTGGATGAAGCCGCCATTCTGAACAGCGCCCGCAGCAAACGTATTAAAAACGAAATGGATGCGCTGGTGAAGCACCGCCTCTCCCCGGCCAGCTTTAGCGGCGGCATATTGCTGGCCCGCAAAGGCGTTGTGATCTACGAACATTATTCCGGCCTCGAAAGCCACGGCAATAAAGTGCCGGTAACCGACAGCTCCTCCTTCCAGCTGGCGTCCGTGTCCAAAACCTTTACCGGTATGGCCGTTTTGACCCTCGTGGAAAAGGGCAAACTGAGCCTGGAGGATCCGATCCAGAAGTTCTACCCGGACTTCCCCTACCTCGGCATTACCGTGCGCATGCTGCTCAACCACCGCAGCGGCCTGCCCAATTACCTGTATTTCTGCGACAGCCTCAATAAAGACAAATCGCACTTCCTCACCAACGAAGAAGTGATCACGATGATGACCGTGCACAAACCGGCCGCCCAGTACCAGCCCGACCGTCACTTCAACTACTGCAATACGAACTATCTGCTGCTGGCTTCCATCATCGAGAAGGCAAGCGGCCAGAAATATGCGGACTACCTGCAAACCACCTTCTTCACCCCGCTGGAAATGACCAGTACTTTTGTGGCCGACCCGGCACAGGCCCCCCGGCCGCACCAGACGGTGAGCCACCTCTCCTCCTGGCGCGTGGAGCCCGATAACAGCTTCGACGGCGTGGTGGGCGACAAAGGCATCTACAGCACCGTCCGCGACATGCTCAAATGGGACCAGGCCATCTATTCCGGCAAGCTCTTCAAACCGGAAACCCTCGAGGAGGCCTACAAGCCCTACAGCAACGAAAGGCCCGGCATCCGCAACTACGGCCTCGGCTGGCGCCTGTTCACCTACCCTGACAGTACCAACAAGATCGTATACCACAACGGCTGGTGGCATGGCAACAACACCGTGTTCTACCGTTTCATCAAAGACTCCACCACCCTCGTGATCGTCGGCAACCGCTACAACCGCGGCATTTACCAGGCGGTGAAACCCATCCGGGAAATAATCGGCCATGGTGATGGGGAGGAAGCGGGGGAAGAATAA
- the serA gene encoding phosphoglycerate dehydrogenase, translating into MSQRKLTSYPKEKINILLLENISDAAVAEFKEAGYINTRKVAGALSEEELIREVKDAHLLGIRSKTQITAKVLAAAKKLQAIGCFCIGTNQVDLKSATDLGVAVFNAPYSNTRSVAELVIGLSIMLIRRIPDKNAAAHKGSWMKEATGSYELRGKTLGIVGYGNIGSQVSVLAEAMGMNVIYYDVETKLPMGNATQVRTLKDLFSQSDIISLHVPSNKSTANMINKQTLKHAKKGAIFLNYARGEVVELDDLREALEKGQLAGAAIDVFPVEPEKNGAAFSTPLQGLPNVILTPHIGGSTEEAQHNIGLDVSSKMLNYLEKGASFGSHTIPALSVPPIENTHRILHIHKNVPGVLSEINSALSSKNINILGQYLKTNDQIGYVVLDVDSKLSQEAFALLKEVNHTIKTRMLY; encoded by the coding sequence ATGAGCCAAAGAAAATTAACGAGTTATCCGAAAGAAAAGATCAACATCCTTTTATTGGAGAACATTAGTGATGCCGCCGTGGCGGAATTTAAAGAGGCAGGTTATATCAATACCAGGAAGGTAGCGGGCGCACTGAGCGAGGAAGAACTCATCCGCGAAGTGAAAGACGCCCATTTGCTGGGTATCCGGTCGAAAACGCAGATCACCGCCAAAGTGCTGGCCGCGGCCAAAAAACTGCAGGCCATCGGCTGTTTTTGTATCGGTACCAACCAGGTAGACCTGAAAAGCGCCACCGACCTCGGTGTGGCTGTTTTCAACGCCCCTTATTCCAACACCCGTTCGGTGGCCGAACTGGTAATCGGTTTGTCGATCATGCTCATCCGCCGGATCCCGGACAAAAACGCCGCCGCCCATAAAGGCAGCTGGATGAAAGAAGCGACGGGCAGCTACGAGCTCCGCGGCAAAACCCTCGGCATCGTGGGTTACGGCAATATCGGCAGCCAGGTGAGCGTACTGGCTGAAGCCATGGGCATGAACGTGATCTATTACGATGTGGAAACCAAGCTCCCGATGGGGAACGCCACGCAGGTGCGTACGCTGAAAGACCTGTTTTCCCAGTCCGATATCATTTCCCTGCATGTGCCTTCCAACAAGAGCACAGCCAACATGATCAATAAACAGACGCTGAAACATGCCAAAAAAGGCGCGATTTTCCTGAACTACGCCCGCGGGGAAGTGGTGGAGCTCGACGACCTGCGTGAAGCGCTGGAAAAAGGACAGCTGGCAGGTGCGGCGATAGACGTGTTCCCGGTGGAGCCGGAAAAGAACGGCGCGGCCTTTTCCACCCCGCTCCAGGGCCTTCCCAACGTGATACTGACCCCCCACATCGGCGGCAGCACCGAAGAAGCCCAGCACAACATCGGCCTCGACGTGAGCAGCAAAATGCTGAACTACCTCGAAAAAGGGGCCAGCTTCGGATCGCATACCATCCCCGCATTGAGCGTGCCCCCGATCGAAAACACGCACCGTATCCTGCACATCCATAAAAACGTGCCGGGCGTACTGTCGGAGATCAACTCCGCGCTCTCTTCCAAAAACATCAACATCCTCGGCCAGTACCTGAAAACGAACGACCAGATCGGGTATGTGGTGCTGGATGTGGATTCCAAACTATCCCAGGAGGCCTTCGCGCTTCTCAAGGAAGTGAACCACACGATCAAAACACGTATGTTATACTAG
- a CDS encoding DUF4260 domain-containing protein gives MKNLLKLEEATLFLLAMLMFRQQTDYAWWLFAACLLLPDLSMIGYAAGPKTGAYVYNFFHHKGVALLTYFIGTYFILDWLVFTGIILFAHSSMDRVFGYGLKFITGFSDTHLGKIGKQQ, from the coding sequence ATGAAGAATTTACTGAAACTGGAAGAAGCCACGTTGTTTTTGCTGGCCATGCTGATGTTCCGCCAGCAGACGGATTATGCGTGGTGGCTCTTTGCGGCCTGCCTGTTGTTGCCGGATCTGAGCATGATCGGTTATGCCGCCGGCCCTAAAACGGGGGCATATGTGTACAATTTCTTTCACCATAAAGGGGTGGCGCTGCTGACTTATTTTATCGGTACGTATTTTATCCTCGACTGGCTGGTATTCACCGGCATCATCCTCTTCGCACATTCCAGCATGGACCGTGTGTTCGGTTACGGCCTGAAATTCATCACCGGTTTCTCCGATACCCACCTGGGAAAAATAGGGAAGCAGCAGTAG